The following proteins are encoded in a genomic region of Spirosoma sp. SC4-14:
- a CDS encoding nitrilase family protein yields the protein MENLRIATAQFENASGDKAYNLAIIRELSAKAAQQGAQVVAFHECSITGYTFARNLSKDQMLALAEPIPDGDSIRALTQIARDYDIVVLAGLFEKDAQDRLFKAYVCVGNDGLIAKYRKLHPFINPHLLPGDQYVVFDLFGWKCGILICYDNNVIENVRATALLGADIIFMPHVTMCTPSPRPGAGFVDPALWQNREADPTSLRLEFDGMKGRAWLMKWLPARAYDNGVYAVFSNPIGMDDDQLKNGCSMILDPFGDSIAECRQLGNEVVTATLTPEKLQQAGGHRYRSARRPDLYRDIIGQAHVAQQKVVWLTTDQQ from the coding sequence ATGGAAAACCTTCGTATTGCAACAGCTCAGTTCGAAAATGCCAGTGGCGATAAAGCCTACAATCTGGCTATTATTCGGGAGTTATCGGCCAAAGCAGCTCAGCAGGGGGCTCAGGTCGTAGCGTTTCATGAATGCTCCATTACTGGCTACACCTTTGCCCGAAATCTCTCGAAAGACCAGATGCTGGCACTGGCCGAGCCGATTCCTGACGGCGACAGTATTCGGGCACTTACCCAAATTGCCCGCGACTATGATATTGTCGTATTGGCTGGTTTGTTCGAGAAAGATGCGCAGGACCGGTTGTTCAAAGCCTATGTGTGCGTCGGCAACGATGGCTTGATTGCCAAGTACCGCAAACTACATCCGTTCATCAATCCGCATCTGCTGCCCGGCGATCAATACGTGGTTTTCGACCTCTTCGGCTGGAAATGTGGCATTCTAATCTGCTACGATAACAACGTGATCGAAAATGTGCGGGCAACCGCGTTGCTCGGCGCCGACATTATTTTTATGCCTCATGTAACCATGTGTACACCCTCGCCACGACCAGGTGCCGGTTTTGTTGATCCGGCGCTATGGCAAAACCGAGAAGCCGATCCAACGTCTCTCCGGCTCGAATTCGACGGCATGAAAGGCCGCGCCTGGCTTATGAAATGGCTCCCTGCCCGCGCCTACGACAACGGTGTATATGCTGTATTTTCGAATCCAATCGGCATGGACGACGACCAGCTAAAGAATGGCTGCTCGATGATTCTGGACCCATTTGGCGACAGTATTGCCGAATGCCGACAGCTAGGCAACGAGGTTGTAACGGCAACGCTTACGCCCGAAAAACTACAGCAGGCGGGTGGTCATCGCTACCGAAGTGCGCGCCGACCCGATCTCTACCGCGACATTATTGGTCAGGCACACGTGGCCCAACAGAAAGTAGTCTGGCTAACTACCGATCAGCAATAA
- a CDS encoding carbon-nitrogen hydrolase family protein, which produces MVQFKTVKVGVVQATPALFDLEASVELVIRWIEKAAQAGCRLLLFPESFIPCYPRGLTFDAIVGRRTDKSRDLWLDYWANSLEETSPYVQKIGEAVKKAGLFMALGVTERDPIGGTLHCALFYFGKDGTFLGKHRKLKPTGLERYIWGESDGRTLVSFSTDLGRIGGLICWENYMPLARTALYQQGIDLYLAPTADSRDSWQATMQHIALEGRCFVLASNQFVRKADYPERYQPDLVNEPDIMSRGGSVIISPLGEMLAGPLWNQEGLLTAELDFATLAKSKLDFDCVGHYARNDVFKLEVVGQPPIQNI; this is translated from the coding sequence ATGGTACAGTTTAAAACCGTAAAAGTGGGCGTTGTGCAGGCCACTCCTGCCCTGTTCGATCTGGAAGCCAGTGTCGAGTTGGTTATTCGCTGGATTGAGAAGGCAGCTCAGGCAGGCTGCCGACTGCTACTCTTTCCCGAATCGTTTATTCCCTGCTATCCACGTGGCCTTACATTCGATGCCATTGTAGGGCGCCGAACTGACAAAAGCCGCGACCTATGGCTCGACTATTGGGCCAATAGCCTCGAAGAAACCTCACCTTATGTTCAGAAAATCGGCGAAGCCGTTAAGAAAGCAGGTTTATTCATGGCGCTGGGCGTAACTGAACGCGATCCCATCGGCGGCACACTCCATTGCGCACTGTTTTATTTTGGTAAGGACGGTACCTTTCTGGGCAAACACCGCAAGCTGAAACCAACGGGCCTCGAACGGTATATCTGGGGCGAAAGCGATGGCCGTACGCTGGTTAGTTTCAGTACCGATCTGGGCCGGATTGGTGGGCTAATTTGCTGGGAAAACTACATGCCCCTGGCCCGCACAGCGCTCTATCAGCAGGGCATCGACCTGTATCTGGCTCCGACGGCCGACTCCCGCGACTCCTGGCAGGCCACTATGCAACACATTGCGCTCGAAGGACGTTGTTTTGTTCTGGCCAGCAATCAGTTTGTTCGGAAAGCCGATTATCCCGAGCGGTATCAGCCCGACCTTGTCAACGAACCGGACATTATGAGCCGGGGTGGCAGCGTTATTATTTCTCCACTGGGCGAAATGCTGGCTGGTCCGCTCTGGAATCAGGAAGGGCTGCTGACAGCCGAACTTGATTTTGCCACACTGGCAAAAAGTAAGCTTGATTTCGACTGTGTTGGCCATTATGCCCGCAATGACGTTTTTAAACTGGAAGTGGTGGGGCAACCGCCAATTCAGAACATATAA
- the moaC gene encoding cyclic pyranopterin monophosphate synthase MoaC, which produces MDSLSHINAEGNPSMVDVGAKRISRRTARARSVVALGPNIMQHLSQTDGSAADIQTRKGPVFQTAIIAGTMAAKRTDDLIPLCHSLGLDNCQITVTVDGSDAVIDCLVSTEGKTGVEMEALVGASVAALTVYDMCKALSHDIIIRETKLMEKTGGKRDFKRDDA; this is translated from the coding sequence ATGGATTCTCTCTCTCATATCAACGCTGAAGGTAATCCGTCGATGGTCGATGTGGGGGCAAAGCGGATTTCCCGCCGTACGGCGCGTGCCCGCAGCGTAGTTGCACTGGGCCCCAACATCATGCAGCATCTGTCGCAGACTGACGGTTCGGCTGCGGATATACAAACCCGTAAAGGTCCCGTTTTTCAGACAGCTATTATTGCCGGAACAATGGCGGCCAAACGCACCGACGACCTCATTCCGCTTTGTCATTCGCTGGGGCTCGATAACTGCCAGATTACGGTTACGGTCGATGGGTCTGATGCAGTGATCGACTGCCTGGTTTCGACCGAAGGAAAAACCGGTGTTGAAATGGAAGCGCTCGTTGGTGCGTCGGTGGCTGCGCTGACGGTCTATGATATGTGTAAAGCCCTGTCGCACGACATTATTATCAGGGAAACCAAACTGATGGAAAAAACGGGTGGAAAACGCGATTTCAAACGGGACGATGCTTAA
- a CDS encoding NTP transferase domain-containing protein, producing the protein MLNGLVLIGGRSRRMGEDKSILVYHNKPQREYLTDLLRHYCDTVYWSVNAKQAGELPNTEQPLIVDAFDELMGPLNGIMSAMQTVPNAAWLVVACDMPLLSNRTLDRLVAARNPAKRATAFYDSDGRFPEPLLCIWEPTMKTALQKSLADGYYSPRQMLMVNDVELLHPPDIRELLNINDPETKAAFINDIGH; encoded by the coding sequence ATGCTTAATGGGCTGGTGCTGATTGGCGGACGAAGCCGACGGATGGGGGAGGATAAATCGATACTGGTTTATCACAACAAGCCCCAGCGCGAATACCTGACCGATTTGTTACGACATTATTGCGATACGGTTTATTGGTCGGTTAATGCCAAACAGGCTGGCGAACTACCCAATACCGAACAGCCACTGATTGTCGATGCGTTCGATGAGTTGATGGGGCCGCTGAACGGGATTATGTCGGCTATGCAAACCGTGCCCAATGCGGCCTGGCTGGTGGTTGCCTGCGATATGCCATTGCTATCGAATCGAACTCTTGATAGGCTGGTGGCTGCTCGTAATCCGGCAAAACGGGCAACGGCCTTTTACGATTCGGATGGGCGATTTCCGGAGCCGCTGCTTTGTATCTGGGAACCTACTATGAAAACGGCATTGCAGAAATCACTGGCCGATGGGTATTATTCGCCCCGGCAAATGCTAATGGTGAACGATGTTGAACTGCTACATCCGCCCGACATTCGTGAGTTGCTGAACATTAACGACCCGGAAACCAAAGCCGCTTTTATAAATGACATTGGTCATTAG
- a CDS encoding molybdopterin molybdotransferase MoeA: protein MFSVAEAFAITQQHLLTLPTETIPLIEATGRVLRQSIRADRNFPPFDRVAMDGIGISFSAYASGQRTFPIAGRQFAGQPPQVLTEPTVCLEVMTGAMLPTGIDTVIRYEDVSIANSRATISIDGVEQGQHIHRQGVDRTSGDELLSVGSQLSPSAIAVAASVGQATVEVAKLPRIALISTGDELVDVDETPLPYQIRRSNTYMLRAALQALGITATLNHIVDDEAILAEQLATLLSENDVLILSGGVSAGKADFVPDVLAKLGVQKHFHQIAQRPGKPLWFGTMADKTVFALPGNPVSTVLCAYRYVLPYLKASMGLPAAAPQYAQLAEAVTFKPNITYFLPVRLVSSADGQMQAQPLPGSGSADFANLLNADGFMELPADRSEFSAGEAFQVWSN from the coding sequence ATGTTTTCCGTTGCCGAAGCCTTTGCCATTACTCAACAGCACCTGCTCACGTTACCGACCGAAACGATACCGCTCATTGAAGCCACCGGCCGGGTCCTGCGTCAGAGTATCCGGGCCGACCGCAATTTCCCACCGTTCGACCGTGTCGCTATGGATGGGATCGGCATATCGTTTTCGGCGTATGCATCGGGGCAGCGGACGTTTCCAATCGCCGGACGACAATTTGCCGGTCAGCCTCCACAAGTCCTGACCGAGCCAACAGTATGCCTGGAAGTGATGACGGGTGCGATGCTTCCTACTGGCATCGATACCGTAATCCGTTATGAAGATGTGTCTATTGCCAACAGTCGGGCAACTATTTCTATCGACGGCGTTGAACAGGGTCAACACATACACCGGCAGGGCGTCGACCGAACATCTGGCGATGAGCTATTATCGGTAGGATCGCAACTCAGTCCATCGGCCATTGCTGTAGCGGCTTCGGTTGGACAGGCCACCGTTGAGGTGGCGAAACTGCCCCGCATAGCCCTTATCTCCACCGGCGACGAGCTGGTCGATGTCGACGAAACGCCACTCCCCTATCAGATTCGACGGTCAAATACCTACATGCTTCGGGCAGCGTTACAGGCACTGGGCATTACGGCTACGCTCAACCACATTGTCGACGACGAGGCCATTCTGGCAGAACAGTTGGCTACGCTCCTGTCGGAAAACGATGTGCTGATCCTGAGCGGTGGTGTTTCGGCGGGCAAAGCTGATTTCGTGCCCGATGTATTGGCAAAACTTGGTGTGCAAAAGCATTTCCATCAGATTGCCCAACGGCCCGGCAAACCGCTCTGGTTCGGAACAATGGCCGACAAAACCGTCTTCGCCTTACCCGGAAACCCGGTTTCGACGGTGCTATGTGCCTACCGATATGTATTGCCTTATCTGAAAGCCTCTATGGGTTTACCGGCTGCGGCACCGCAGTATGCGCAACTGGCAGAAGCGGTTACGTTCAAGCCCAATATCACCTATTTTCTGCCCGTTCGTCTGGTTTCTTCTGCCGATGGCCAAATGCAGGCTCAACCGCTACCGGGTTCTGGTTCTGCCGATTTTGCCAATCTGCTCAATGCCGATGGGTTTATGGAGTTACCCGCCGATCGGTCGGAGTTCAGCGCCGGAGAAGCGTTTCAGGTATGGAGCAACTAA
- a CDS encoding helix-turn-helix domain-containing protein: protein MQLPPSPDLSGLVKHYLIIENQAEGGLLHRFFADGHPGFVFSYADPFREYDNRMQSSSLPSSFVYGQVNRYHTLISGQRIGLLIVVMQPWSIYTISGIPGNELTNLQINCVDVFGSDGNQLQEQVLTSTNHISRISHIEAFLRKRRTNLSPELTSVEVAVQLIEQTNGNATIQTLTNTLNLTERSLERRFDKVVGIAPKQFSRIIRLQSCLKTHRQQPNLSLTELAYAAGYYDQAHFIHEFTRLVGLTPSQYEINNRRLAVNLMPLTA, encoded by the coding sequence ATGCAGCTTCCCCCATCGCCAGACCTTTCGGGACTCGTTAAGCACTACCTGATCATTGAAAATCAGGCCGAGGGCGGGTTGTTGCACCGATTTTTTGCCGATGGGCATCCGGGTTTTGTTTTCTCCTATGCCGATCCGTTCCGGGAGTACGACAATCGTATGCAATCCTCTAGCCTACCCAGTAGCTTTGTGTATGGACAGGTGAACCGCTATCATACGCTGATTTCTGGCCAGCGAATTGGTTTGCTGATTGTTGTGATGCAACCCTGGAGTATATATACCATTTCGGGTATTCCAGGAAACGAGCTGACCAATCTCCAGATCAATTGCGTCGATGTGTTTGGTAGCGATGGCAACCAGCTCCAGGAGCAGGTATTGACCAGCACCAATCATATTAGCCGGATTAGCCACATCGAAGCCTTTCTGCGAAAACGCCGAACTAACCTCAGCCCTGAACTAACCAGTGTCGAAGTAGCCGTTCAGCTTATTGAGCAAACAAACGGTAACGCCACTATTCAAACCCTTACCAACACACTGAACCTGACCGAACGAAGTCTCGAACGCCGGTTCGACAAGGTCGTAGGCATTGCCCCAAAACAATTTTCCCGAATTATCCGACTACAAAGCTGTTTGAAAACCCATCGGCAACAGCCTAACCTTAGCCTGACCGAACTCGCTTATGCGGCAGGCTACTACGATCAGGCGCATTTCATCCATGAGTTTACGCGTCTGGTCGGGCTTACACCCTCGCAATACGAAATTAACAACCGGCGACTGGCGGTCAATCTGATGCCACTGACTGCTTGA
- a CDS encoding SusD/RagB family nutrient-binding outer membrane lipoprotein, producing MKRIIITCLLGLLSLGTFLTGCKQSEIDSAYINPSGAVSADVQRLWAGMLFNERVSPRYWNLYTFLIPEIGTYSQLNGFTTTNGVYEQVTAYNSDRWNVYYTQTMARYRELEKVYNTLGAEDKAGLQLFLETARIFLYDQTGQMIDLWGDIPFKTAGQLNAQGTISLATYDNSKTTYTDMLTDLKRISDYLATATPSSFYTTQFTSYDYVNKGSILKWRKYCNSLILRLAMRISNADETTAKALVTTILNNPNQYPLVDSASESITIQPATTTSNLVAVNDMRNGFGVNPYAPSYLIDNVMAPANDPRLPVYFTTNASGKYTGVVNTWNATQLTAAQTANAVSRWDSTTFSENNLFPGILMTSAESWFNKAEAYERWGLGNAKTAYESGIRQSIAFWYGINNNSSYTGKKDTAPTEAQITAFLAAPSIAYGTDNLKKIATQKWVDYTVMQATQAWAEARRTKLIGFTFPTDNGSATAKTPPTRLLYPTSESSLNTANYNSVSANDKLTTTIFWDVK from the coding sequence ATGAAACGAATTATCATTACCTGTTTGCTTGGTCTGCTAAGCCTCGGAACGTTCCTGACCGGCTGTAAGCAATCCGAAATCGACAGTGCGTATATTAACCCCAGCGGTGCGGTTTCGGCCGATGTTCAACGGCTGTGGGCGGGTATGCTATTCAACGAACGCGTTAGCCCTCGCTATTGGAATTTATATACATTCCTGATTCCGGAAATTGGTACCTATAGCCAGCTCAATGGCTTTACTACCACAAACGGCGTGTACGAACAAGTTACGGCCTACAACTCCGACCGATGGAATGTGTATTATACACAAACGATGGCCCGATATCGGGAGCTCGAAAAAGTATATAACACGTTAGGAGCTGAAGACAAAGCCGGTCTACAACTCTTTCTGGAAACGGCACGGATCTTTCTCTACGATCAGACAGGGCAGATGATCGACCTGTGGGGCGACATTCCGTTCAAAACCGCTGGCCAGTTGAATGCACAGGGTACCATTAGCCTGGCCACCTACGACAACTCAAAAACGACGTATACCGACATGCTGACTGATCTGAAACGAATTTCAGATTATCTGGCCACGGCCACTCCTTCGAGCTTTTATACAACTCAGTTTACCTCGTATGACTATGTAAACAAAGGCAGCATTCTGAAGTGGCGAAAGTATTGCAACTCGTTGATACTTCGTTTGGCCATGCGAATTTCCAATGCCGATGAAACTACGGCTAAAGCGCTGGTTACGACTATTCTGAACAATCCGAACCAGTACCCACTAGTCGATTCAGCCAGCGAAAGTATCACTATTCAGCCGGCCACAACGACCAGCAATCTGGTTGCCGTGAACGATATGCGAAATGGCTTTGGCGTAAATCCATATGCTCCGTCCTATCTGATCGACAATGTAATGGCCCCGGCCAACGACCCCCGGCTACCGGTTTATTTTACAACTAATGCGTCGGGCAAATACACGGGCGTTGTCAACACCTGGAATGCAACTCAACTAACGGCCGCCCAAACGGCCAACGCTGTTTCGCGCTGGGATTCGACTACGTTCTCCGAAAACAACCTGTTTCCGGGTATTTTGATGACCTCGGCCGAAAGCTGGTTCAACAAAGCCGAAGCTTATGAACGGTGGGGGCTGGGCAATGCTAAAACAGCCTACGAAAGCGGTATTCGTCAGTCCATTGCGTTCTGGTATGGCATCAATAACAACAGTAGTTATACCGGCAAAAAAGATACAGCACCTACCGAAGCGCAAATCACGGCGTTTCTGGCCGCGCCATCAATCGCTTACGGAACCGACAATCTGAAGAAGATTGCCACACAGAAATGGGTCGACTATACGGTCATGCAGGCCACACAGGCCTGGGCGGAAGCGCGCCGGACAAAACTCATCGGTTTTACATTTCCAACCGATAATGGTTCAGCCACGGCGAAAACACCGCCCACTCGTTTGCTCTACCCGACCAGTGAAAGCTCACTCAACACTGCAAACTATAATAGCGTAAGTGCGAACGATAAACTCACAACTACAATTTTCTGGGATGTGAAGTAA